The Papaver somniferum cultivar HN1 chromosome 3, ASM357369v1, whole genome shotgun sequence genome includes a region encoding these proteins:
- the LOC113358329 gene encoding zinc finger MYM-type protein 1-like: protein MNVTPLERDPGLRIPVMQHPVNKRDEVRRAYLLLGPYQPRLKYPRSKFGKQYRGFNFSWFAQHPWLEYSPSKDAAYCFQCFLFESDPPKHSAFTSEGFKRWCSVNNGSACAFLKHSGNVDSGHSTAQGNSEALKNSAQRISLLVEKQSIEAVTRHRLCLKTTIDCLRWLARQQCAFRGHDESKGSRNRGNFIELIKYSTSLNKDVNAVVLENATGNATYTSPKIQKEILNIISNRVRSKIREEIGNAKYCILVDESRDASKKEQMVIVLRYVDIDGYVQERFFDIQHVENTCALTLKNGITKILNYYDLQVENMRGQGYDGASNMRGQWNGLQALFREECKYAYYVHCFSHRLQLALVKTAETLGPVWKFYSMLSSIVNLVTSSSHRFGDFQYAQEDEIAKRLSSGELETGKGANQIGTFPRATDTRWSSHYGSVCSLIDKFEATCTTIDHIGASDPKVTPKVGEAQSISEEMSSFRLIVHTQ, encoded by the exons ATGAATGTTACTCCATTAGAACGTGATCCGGGGTTACGAATTCCAGTAATGCAACATCCTGTTAACAAGCGTGATGAAGTTCGGCGAGCATATTTATTGTTGGGACCTTATCAGCCGAGATTAAAATATCCCCGCTCTAAATTCGGAAAGCAATACCGTGGTTTTAATTTTAGTTGGTTCGCACAACATCCTTGGTTGGAGTATTCACCTTCTAAAGATGCTGCATATTGTTTTCAGTGTTTTCTTTTTGAATCAGATCCTCCAAAACACTCAGCATTCACTAGTGAAGGTTTCAAAAGATGGtgttctgttaataatggatcagCATGTGCATTTCTAAAACACTCTGGAAATGTTGATTCTGGACACTCTACTGCCCAAGGAAATTCTGAAGCTTTGAAGAATTCAGCTCAGCGAATAAGTCTTTTGGTAGAGAAACAATCAATAGAGGCTGTAACGAGACATAGGTTGTGTCTCAAGACAACAATTGACTGTTTAAGATGGCTTGCGCGTCAACAATGTGCTTTCAGAGGTCACGATGAGTCAAAAGGTTCAAGGAATCGTGGGAATTTTATTGAATTGATCAAGTATTCAACATCACTTAATAAAGATGTGAATGCAGTCGTCTTGGAGAATGCCACTGGAAATGCCACTTATACTTCACCCAAGATTCAGAAAGAGATCTTAAATATTATATCTAATAGAGTTAGAAGCAAGATTCGCGAGGAAATTGGAAATGCCAAATATTGTATCCTTGTTGATGAGTCGCGGGACGCTTCCAAGAAAGAGCAAATGGTGATTGTTTTAAGGTATGTGGATATTGATGGTTATGTTCAAGAAAGGTTTTTTGATATTCAACATGTTGAAAATACTTGTGCTTTAACTCTGAAAAATGGAATAACAAAAATTCTTAATTATTATGATCTTCAAGTTGAAAACATGCGAGGGCAGGGGTATGATGGCGCAAGTAATATGCGTGGTCAGTGGAATGGCTTACAAGCCTTGTTTCGTGAGGAATGTAAATATGCATATTATGTTCATTGTTTTTCACATCGCCTTCAGCTAGCACTTGTGAAAACAGCTGAAACTTTGGGTCCAGTTTGGAAATTTTATTCTATGTTATCATCAATTGTCAATCTTGTTACATCTTCTTCACATCGATTTGGTGATTTTCAGTATGCTCAAGAAGATGAGATTGCCAAAAGGTTATCTAGTGGTGAACTTGAGACAGGGAAAGGGGCAAACCAAATAGGTACTTTTCCACGTGCTACTGATACCCGTTGGAGTTCCCATTATGGTTCCGTATGCAGTTTGATAGATAAGTTCGAAGCAACCTGCACAACTATCGACCATATTGGCGCAAGTGATCCGAAAGTGACTCCTAAAGTTGGTGAAGCACAAAGTATTTCTGAAGAAATGAGTTCATTCAG GCTAATAGTTCATACGCAATGA
- the LOC113358331 gene encoding nifU-like protein 3, chloroplastic, with protein sequence MGLFSTQMRLTRPAKTTSLFSPSETISAKQLSLFKNPIAQFNPVSSKQNSFFRGQFCIESFHRVSLSRRRRSRAGIVSVLPLTEENVEKVLEEVRPGLMADGGNVVLHEIDGLVVVLKLQGACGSCPSSTMTLKFGIETRLKDKIPEIMEVEQIMDTETGLELNEENVEKLLSEIRPFLTGTGGGVLELMQIEDYVVKVRLTGPAAKVMTVRVAVTQKLREKIPSIAAVQLIE encoded by the exons atgggtTTGTTTTCAACACAAATGCGTCTTACAAGACCAGCAAAAACAACTTCATTGTTTAGTCCATCTGAAACAATTTCAGCTAAGCAATTATCTTTGTTCAAG AACCCCATTGCACAGTTTAATCCAGTATCGTCGAAACAGAATTCTTTTTTCAGAGGCCAATTTTGTATAGAAAGTTTCCACAGGGTAAGTTTGAGTCGTCGAAGGAGAAGCCGGGCTG GGATCGTGTCAGTTCTTCCATTAACGGAAGAAAATGTTGAGAAAGTTTTGGAAGAAGTTCGGCCTGGACTAATGGCTGACGGAGGTAATGTAGTTCTACATGAGATAGATGGACTTGTAGTGGTATTGAAGTTGCAAGGAGCATGTGGATCATGTCCAAGTTCAACCATGACACTAAAATTTGGAATTGAAACTCGCCTGAAAGATAAGATTCCAGAAATCATGGAAGTAGAGCAGATTATGGATACCGAGACCGGTCTGGAGCTTAATGAGGAGAATGTAGAAAAG CTTCTTTCAGAGATAAGACCATTCCTTACTGGAACAGGAggtggagttcttgagcttatGCAGATAGAGGACTATGTCGTTAAAGTTCGACTAACTGGCCCTGCAGCAAAAGTTATGACAGTTCGCGTGGCTGTAACACAAAAATTGAGAGAGAAAATACCATCAATTGCAGCGGTTCAGCTAATAGAATAG
- the LOC113358330 gene encoding pentatricopeptide repeat-containing protein At3g61360-like has translation MIPIRKPWKLVQKSRFSHSISSRLINPSLEIDNEINRITKLINDHPFSENQSLFLQQIPPSILSAHLIENVLGRLFSGHSNGLKAYEFFKFSLRHSESFKPTSDSFEKTLHILTRMKYFDKSWELMEDIQLKYPHLLTLKSMSIFLSRFAKFQSFDETLEAFERLEKRVFVGRIFGVEEFNVLLKAFCLQRQMKEAKAVFRKMHSRFAPNTQTLNILLLGFKETGNVNAVELFYHEMIKRGFKPNVVTYNIRIDAYCKKRSLGDAVRVFEEMEKLGVLPTIETITTLIHGAGILRDIHKARELFDGISVRKLEPDTGAYNALISSIVKSRDFSSAVKLMDEMEEKGIGYDNVTYHTVFSGFVKSNSIDDVCRLYRRMVDKQFVPKSCTVVMLMKYFCENQRVELGMELWDYLVLNGTCPHGQAVDHLVTSLCSCGEVDTAHECLKQLVERGRHPNEGGYRVLEKFLVNAGKRDKLMELEKLIKKLQTVLPPSKGDALIANTN, from the coding sequence ATGATCCCTATAAGAAAACCATGGAAACTCGTCCAAAAATCCAGATTTTCTCACTCAATCTCTTCCCGTTTAATAAACCCATCTTTGGAAATCGATAACGAAATCAACAGAATTACAAAACTTATCAATGATCATCCATTTTCGGAAAACCAATCTCTTTTTCTACAGCAAATCCCACCCTCTATTCTCTCTGCTCATCTCATTGAAAATGTTCTTGGTCGTCTCTTTTCTGGTCATTCTAATGGTCTTAAGGCCTACGAATTCTTCAAATTCTCTCTTCGTCACTCCGAATCTTTTAAACCCACCTCTGATTCATTTGAGAAAACCCTTCACATTCTTACAAGAATgaaatattttgataaatcatgggAACTAATGGAAGATATTCAATTGAAATACCCTCATTTACTAACTCTCAAATCTATGAGCATTTTCTTATCGAGATTCGCAAAGTTTCAGTCTTTCGATGAAACCCTTGAAGCATTTGAGAGATTGGAGAAAAGGGTTTTTGTTGGAAGAATttttggtgttgaggaatttaatgTACTTTTGAAAGCTTTTTGTTTACAGAGACAAATGAAAGAAGCTAAAGCTGTGTTTCGAAAGATGCATTCGAGGTTTGCACCTAATACTCAGACTTTGAATATATTGCTTTTAGGATTTAAGGAAACTGGTAATGTCAATGCTGTTGAGTTGTTTTATCATGAAATGATTAAACGAGGATTTAAACCAAATGTAGTGACTTATAACATTAGAATCGATGCGTATTGTAAGAAACGTAGTTTAGGTGATGCCGTGAGGGTTTTTGAGGAAATGGAGAAGCTGGGAGTGTTGCCTACAATAGAAACAATCACTACTTTGATTCATGGAGCTGGTATTCTTCGGGACATACATAAAGCACGTGAGTTGTTTGATGGAATTTCTGTAAGAAAGTTGGAACCCGATACTGGAGCTTATAATGCTTTGATAAGTTCTATTGTTAAATCTAGAGATTTTAGTTCTGCTGTCAAGTTGATGGATGAAATGGAAGAGAAGGGAATTGGATATGATAATGTGACTTACCATACTGTGTTTTCTGGATTTGTAAAATCTAACTCTATAGATGATGTTTGTAGGCTTTACAGAAGGATGGTTGATAAACAGTTTGTTCCCAAGTCATGTACAGTGGTGATGCTGATGAAATATTTCTGTGAGAATCAAAGAGTGGAGTTAGGTATGGAGCTATGGGATTACCTGGTTTTGAATGGTACTTGTCCTCACGGACAGGCAGTGGATCATTTGGTAACAAGTTTATGCTCTTGCGGGGAAGTAGATACAGCTCATGAGTGTTTAAAACAATTGGTGGAAAGAGGAAGACATCCAAATGAAGGAGGGTATAGGGTTTTAGAGAAGTTTTTGGTGAACGCGGGAAAAAGAGATAAGTTGATGGAACTCGAAAAGTTGATTAAGAAGTTACAGACTGTATTGCCGCCGTCAAAAGGAGACGCCCTGATCGCCAATACGAACTAG